One Phyllopteryx taeniolatus isolate TA_2022b chromosome 3, UOR_Ptae_1.2, whole genome shotgun sequence genomic window, ATGGATGTAAAtacctgttttttcttttttcttggaGATTGTGCATGACTTAACCTTGCCACATTTGGAGAAGGTCTGTAACAACCAAACAAATgagcaacattttgaattatgcACATTATTTTCCCTATtatatgaatttaaaaagtGTACCTGGTGAAGCGTTTCCTCCGTTGTGCTGAAATTTAAATTCTTGATGAAAAGTGTGGACCCTGGAAGAGacccatcctcctcctcctcctcctcttcttgttTTTCTGTCTTCTGTTGCTTCTTCTCCTCTTGTGCTTTCACTTGGTTAAACAGAGCCATACATTTATTGTTCATTTAAAATCGTAATAATAAGCGTCTCTATAGGAGAGTGGGGTAGGGTACCTGGTGCTGGCTTGGCTGCAACGAACACCCCCATGGGCGCCCACTCCAAATACAGCGGGATGTGATGGAACTGTGGAACGGAGGCAAAGCCACTAAGTTGCAGTTGTCCCCACATGCTACACACAAATTGAAACACACCTTGCTGTAGGCCAATCGAGCGAAAGCTCGCTTCGCTTCAGCGGGCTCTAGGAACTCGATGATGGCGGTGAGGCCCGAGGGCGGCAGCAACACTCGCCCCAAAGAGCCGTGAGCGGAGAAGACCGCCTCCAACTCCGACACGCTCACTCCGGCTGGGAGGTTCTTTACCAAAAGCGCAGTTGTGCTCCTCTCCGCTGCTGCCTACACAGCAGACAAGGCAACTTAAGCCAGAAGAAAAGTGACCAACATTTCGCAGGTGCCGACGTTAAAAACGTACCTGACTGAAGGAATCTAAACTCACACCACTGTCCAGTAAAAAGCGGCGAGTCTCTTGGACAATCTGGGTCTCTCCGAGAGCCATTCGCACTGCAACACTTCCCCTCGTCTCCTGCGCCGACAGCGGCAACAAatgacatttcagaaaaaccCAAAGTTAAGCACGGCTTCGGTTTGAAAGTCCAGTATGTTGGAGGATCATTTTTACATGGTCCAAGACTTGGCTTTTTGTGGTGTTGTATTTTTCAGCGATGGCATCGGCCACTGCACTTGTGCCCAGAAAGAGTGTATTCCAGTTGTGTGAACTGAAAACAAAGAATTCCATCAAAAGACAGCAAACCAAAAGAGCAGAAGAGCATTTTTACGAATGGCTTACCTGGAACTCGaagctttgtttttggaatCCTTTTGACGTTTATAAGACGAGGAGCCCGGACCACTAGCTTCTGAAGAGTCGCTCTTTTCCTTCTTCACTGTGGATGGGAGCAGGTGAAGCATCCTGccctggagagagagagagagaaaaaaaaaaaaagagagttgcTGTTTTGACCTTCCTGTGATTCACTACAATATATCCAATATCCTACAGCATCGTGCCAAACATACCTGAAATATGTGCCCGTCCAGCTGAGTCAAAGCTGCCACAGCATTCTCTGGAATCATGTACGTTACGAAAGCGAAACCTTTAGGTCTCTTTGTTAGATTGTCAACGGGGAAGAGCACCTCAGATAAAGGTCCTACAATGATACAAAACGCAAGGGAgcattaatattcattaatattCCACAGAAAGCTGTCACCGGAAATCTGTGTGGAGATTTAACTTGCCATGTTTAGAAAAGATTTCTTGGATTTCTTCTTCGGTGCAAGTGTAAGGGAGGTTTCGGACGAAGAGTCGTCCTGATTCCGCAACatcctcgtcctcctcgtcctccttcaGCTTCCTGGTGAAGTTTCGGTCAATTGTTTTGTCCCTTCGGTCAGTCCTGTTCCATCCTGACGCATCAACACGGAACACCTCAACGTAGCGCCCTCCTGAAGAAAGACAAGCAGGAGCACATCCGTACGCGTACAGTATATTAGGATCACGTGATAACGTTTTACTTCGCACCATGAGATTATAGCTCGCACCTATATAGTCTTTATTCTTCTTCAAGGCCTTTTCAACCTCTTCTTCAGAGTGAAGATCGACATATACGTagcctaaaacacacacacacacaagaagccCCTATGTTGATAAATGTGCGTTTTAGATGTATGGAAACGTAAGCCAATCACACAATGTGTACAGGAAGAGAAAATCTTCTTCCCACTGAATACCTGTTCTGTTGCCACTTTCTTTTCTTCCAATTCTGATGGCGGCAGGCCTCTGCGGCGTCATGAACTCTCTAATTTGTTGCTATTTGCACAATCAGACAACATCATGGGGGCGTTAACCTCAAAGTGCCATATTTGAGTTTTTAAACCTTTGGAAATATTGGAAGCGTCTTCACCTCCGTAACATTGAACGGGACTCCCCTCAGCTTCACTGTGAACTCGGTTGTCGGTTCCATCTGGACCAAAAACCGGGAAAACTGTACAATGAAGTGAATGAAGGTCATTTATTTAAGTGCAGATTAAACAGATTTGTCACCTCGAGCTTCCTGTTTTTCTTGGCTTTTCCCTGCTTCTTGTTCTCAGAGGAAACCGAGGTTTTCGCCTCGAGGCCTTGATCTCGGTCTCCGCTCTCGTAAGCACTGTCGTGGAGCTGTGCGGGTCCAAAATCCTCTTCCACTTTATCCCCTTGTCCCTTGTCATCCTTCTCTTCACATTCATCCATGTCTTCCTCAGTTCGCACCACCTTTGAGCGCAGATACTCCATATCTGACAAGCCGGACTTCAGAGCTTCTTTAGTGgtgcctgtaaaaaaaaaaaaacctcctcaCTACCAGATTGCATTTGGTTGGCTAGAATAACTGCCGGTACTTTGCAAAGGATGCAGCCCACAAATATGAAGACGGTTGGGGAAATCTGTTGACTTGCAATGTGCTCTATTTTGAGCAGCTACTCATTGAGATGGATAGCGATCATCTATCAAAATCCTTCATTAGAACTTACAGTCATCTTTACTGTCCTcctgcttctcctcctcctcctcctctttttcttcACATTCATCCTCTGACTGGTCAGAGTCAAAGTTGAGGTAATCATCCGCAGCCGGCCGCTTCTTGCGCTTCGCCTTGCCACCGTCGGGGTCGACCGCCTGCTGCGCTGTATCGTTCGCCCATGTCGGCGCTTGGGTTCGATTCTGATGCACCGACAGGAACTCTTTAAAGCCCTCATCCTCCTCCAGCTGATGGACGCGACGGATATAGACAGGTTAGGATTGGAATGAAACCGAATgtaggtgttgttgttgttgtggtggttTCAACTTCCAATGTCATTTAGCTTAAagatttcccgttccattctgtAATACACTCATCAGCCACAACACTCGGTATACCGTTCCAATACATGCATCTTCTATATCACTTACCCTCCCCAGGATACACCCTGGCCTCATCGTCATGCAATTGCAGTGCTCATACAGACAAACTAAAGCCACACTCACAATCTCACAAAAcgacaatttaagagtcttcaatgaaccgaagAAGCacgtttttgggaatgtgttcaAACGTGATTGAACGGGACAATCTCcccaaaatctaaataaataaatacaataatatactgtatacactgtaTTGGTAAAGCTTGGCGGCGGACAACTGGATCTCACGTCATACTCAGAAACGTTTATTCTTCTTTCGAAAGCTCATTTTGGATTGGCCATTATATCTGACGCAACCCCGCACCCTGCGGGACAATCCGGTGGGTGTTCGGTGGAATCACTAGGCTGACCTtagactgtgcaggtgtacctaatgttgtgtccaacGAGTTCCTATTTAGCAGAATTTTGcctcccaaaacaaaacaaaaacccgaTTGAAAGCAACTTACATTTCCCAGTGCACTGATGGTTTCTTTTTTCACCTTCTTCTCCTAAAATGATAGCACATCATTACAACGCGATATAATaaccaacaattccatttttcctTCTGTTGATGGACGCCGTGAATTTCCCACCTCTTTATTAGCAGTTTTAGTTTTTGTGACTGGTTTGTCTGGTTCAGAGTTCTGCGTGTGTTTGCTCCAGGCTTTGGCTTTGTTGGGGTCACCAAACGCCTTACACATCTCCACCTGCAACGGAGCGTAAAAGTGTCACGCCAATGGCCACGGAAAATACAAAATCGCTTGTGAAGCTGACGACAGGCCCTCGACAACGTACAGTCACTCTGGATGTATCCACGAAGCTcttgttaaaatgtttcaacGCAGTATTCGCATCTTCCTCGCTTTTGAACCCGACAAAGGCAAACTTGCGGAACTTGCCGTCCTTGGTGAACTTGAGGGTGCAGTCTGTGACGGTCCCAAAGGCCGCGAACATCCCTCGGAACCTCTCCTCCTTCATCTGAGCACAAGTTACACGTTCAAATCGACTGACACCGTGCGTAATGTTTAGCTGTCCTTTTTTCCCGGATCCAGGCACATTACTTACCCCATTTGGGAGATTTTTAACGATGAGTCTCGACATACTTTGGCTTTGCAAACCCTCAAATGACACAAAAACTTTGATAATGGAGATTTGTCAACAAACGAGCGTGGAAGCCTCCTAGGTCGCCATGTTGAGTTAggcttctgcttcttcttcttctgcttcttcttcttcttcttcttcttggccatCGCCTTCTTTGCCTTTCGTTGCGATACCGCCACCTAGTGGACTTGAgcatgtatttaaaatatgagTCAGGTCATTCGTAGATATAAAGTTGAAATGTGGAAGTAAAATATGTgtaatatttaatttgaatgaataactAATAATACACGTATTAcgaatgtattatttataattcattTCATATAATGTATAAACcaattaataaatgaattacatttaaaaaataatgtatgtgtAAAACTGTTTGACTAATGTgtgttgtattatttacaatatattaatcaaccaattattAAATGAGATAAacgaaaaaaacatgaataaagacattttaaagaatcaattaaaaaaactcaaattgaatgcaacaaatattacagattACAGGATTTTCTGTCATGGGCCCTTGAAATCGTCAATACGTTGACCCCCCTTACAGGGCCCCTGGTTGTCTCTATTGTAAATCTCCAATTTAGAATGAAAACTTACACACAcatgttcattttgttttgggatTCTTATCTGGGGAATgccaattttaaaatgtatgtgtcTTATATGATGTGTCATGTGTACAGTgtgtttgaatttttgttttgcctGTTTCCTTCATATAAATTGTAGATGCATGCGAAAGCATACTTTGCTTTCTTTTCCTAAATTCGCCACTCTCAAAAATTCAAACATCTCTTGCCAGTTTTGAGAACTTTATTGGCAAATCTCAGTCAGCTTTTTAAAACGGCAGCAAACAAGAATATATTTAAGTAACAAAACGTTGAATTTTATGTTACAATTCAAACAAGGCAGCAttgtaacaaataataataataaaaagttctTCACTTGAGAGCAATGagctatacagtacattttacatTGAGGTTGCCAACAGTGTCACACCGGAGCCATCAGTGGTTTGGCCCTTCTTTTCTTTCCCTGTCTTAAACTCATTCTGGATTTGCAGAAAGGTTTTGTTCTTGGTTTCAGGAATGATAAAGAATATGTAAAGTGCCACCAAGGTGCAGATGGACATAAAAACCAGGAAACAGTACTGCTTCAGTCCGATCTGTGAAAACACAATACAAGTACTGTCCACACAAGTTTGACTCATTCTCAAATGTTACATCACGAGTAATTTAGctccccccaaaataataaGAGCACAGCTGCATCGCTCTAAAATGATCCCTGTGGCGGTAAAGTTCCAAATTTGACTGAGATCTTTAGTGAACGATAAGGCTCTCAATCTTTGACATTTCGAAAGCAGGATAACGTGTGTATGCATTACTGCCTGGCACCGTTTCTTCAATGCGTACTCCAGTCAGAGTCGCAGCAACCTTCAACAGTTCGATTTGAGTCCATgattatcattcattcattcattcattcattcattcttccgttccgcttcccctcacgcgggtcgcgggcgtgctggagcctatcccagctatcttcgggtgagaggcggggtacacgctgaactggtcgccagccaatcacagggcacatatcaacaaacaaccatttgcactcacattcacacctacgggcaatttagagacttcaatcaacctagcatgcatgtttttgggatgtgggaggaaagcggagtgcccggagaaaacccacgcaggcacggggagaacatgcaaactccacacaggcggggccgggatttgaaccccggtcctcagaactgtgaggcagatgtgctaaccatgattatcaacttaaaaaaacccaaactttTAGAAATTcgaaatatttttgttaaacaGTGCACAGTCAGCTTTCTAACTTAATCGtgttgctaagtgaaggtcCACCATGTGCTCATAATTTAGAGAAAAATATATCCACTCGGTTATTGCCCACTCAGCACTCTCACAGGAGAGCATTTTCATGACAAATTATATTAGTtcaacgcataccgtgccaaacctcgtgcagccctgggctcgtctgatcactgcttaattcacttcataccgacgtacaggcaagaacttaaaagcgtgaagcctatggtgaaaacagtgaaaaagtggaccaatgaagccaagatggaacttcaaagctgtttcgaCGGCACAGACtagagtgtctttgaaaattcagccggcagcctggatgaatatacggacactgtcgcatcctatatcagtttctgtgaagaggtatgtggaccaacaaagtcatttcgcacattcagcaacaagccgtggttcactgccgaacttaagcagcttcgccaagctaaggaggacgcatatcagagcggggacagggccgtgtataatcgagctagaaaccagctgactaaagaaattaacagtgcaaagaggaactatgcagcaaagttggaaaaacagtttagcgctaacgactctaaatcagtctggcatgcattccgaTCGCTGACCAactacaagcgacgatccccccgagctgagaacaatagcacactagccaacgacttgaatactttctactgcagatttgaaaaggacactttcacaccccacacccgcCCGcccggccgcaccaccgacctcaat contains:
- the rbm19 gene encoding probable RNA-binding protein 19; this translates as MSRLIVKNLPNGMKEERFRGMFAAFGTVTDCTLKFTKDGKFRKFAFVGFKSEEDANTALKHFNKSFVDTSRVTVEMCKAFGDPNKAKAWSKHTQNSEPDKPVTKTKTANKEEKKVKKETISALGNLEEDEGFKEFLSVHQNRTQAPTWANDTAQQAVDPDGGKAKRKKRPAADDYLNFDSDQSEDECEEKEEEEEEKQEDSKDDCTTKEALKSGLSDMEYLRSKVVRTEEDMDECEEKDDKGQGDKVEEDFGPAQLHDSAYESGDRDQGLEAKTSVSSENKKQGKAKKNRKLEMEPTTEFTVKLRGVPFNVTEQQIREFMTPQRPAAIRIGRKESGNRTGYVYVDLHSEEEVEKALKKNKDYIGGRYVEVFRVDASGWNRTDRRDKTIDRNFTRKLKEDEEDEDVAESGRLFVRNLPYTCTEEEIQEIFSKHGPLSEVLFPVDNLTKRPKGFAFVTYMIPENAVAALTQLDGHIFQGRMLHLLPSTVKKEKSDSSEASGPGSSSYKRQKDSKNKASSSSSHNWNTLFLGTSAVADAIAEKYNTTKSQVLDHETRGSVAVRMALGETQIVQETRRFLLDSGVSLDSFSQAAAERSTTALLVKNLPAGVSVSELEAVFSAHGSLGRVLLPPSGLTAIIEFLEPAEAKRAFARLAYSKFHHIPLYLEWAPMGVFVAAKPAPVKAQEEKKQQKTEKQEEEEEEEDGSLPGSTLFIKNLNFSTTEETLHQTFSKCGKVKSCTISKKKEKTGKLLSMGYGFVEYHAPEAAQKALRQLQHCKVEEHCLELKISERATRTSEVSCKKKQVEKKQTGSKILVRNVPFQASVREIRELFCTFGELKTVRLPKKAAGTGSHRGFGFIDFITKQDAKKAFAALCHSTHLYGRRLVLEWADAEETVETLRRKTAEHFHVASKKQRKSEVLGGILEKMETPDDAED